Sequence from the Desulfovibrio oxyclinae DSM 11498 genome:
ATTCTCGGCGAAAACGAGCGGTCCTATCTCGGTGAAGACCTTGCCGAACTTGGACTCTGATTCGTTCATGTCCGATATATACGTACGAAAAAGGCGACAGGGTCACCCTGCCGCCTTTTTTTTGTGCATTTCCCCGGACCGGGGATGAAAAATTAGCCTCAGGAGAATCCGCCGGAGCCGCAACCGCCGGAACCACACCCTCCACCGGGGCCGCCCGCGCCATATTTGTCGCCAAGGGCCTTTTTGAAGTCGGGAATCTCGACGCTCACGTCACCTCTGGTGTTTACCTGCGAAATGAGCCTGACGGCCTTTTCCCCGCCACAGGCCGGGCACTTCGGGGTTTCGTCGGGATCGAAAACAAGCTCCTCGAACTGCTTCTGGCAATCGGGACATTCGTATTCATAGATGGGCATGGCTAGCTCCTTGGTGATTGGATTTGCTCGGTCCATAAGATTGGTTCCCGATGACGGAATGTCAAGAGCAGGGTGATTGCACTTGTGAGGGGTGTTTTGTGCAAAATTAAGTGCAGCATGTTGCGCATTGAGCTGAAGTGTCTTTCTGGTGTTGTGGCTTAATATATTGTTATTATATGATTTTAGTGTTTTGGCATGCGCGGTGCTTTAGTGACAGTACAAAAGGCGAAAAGGCCCTCCGGGGCATCACACTCTCACTATAAGGCAAAGGAGAATTTCATGACCAAGAAGACACTCATCTTTTCCATCGTTGCAATCGCAATGTTTTCCATGGCCGCCATGGCCTATGCCGGACCGGGTTACGGACGCGGCGGCGGATGCGGCGGTCCCGGAATGGGTAGCGGTCACGGCTACGGACACGGCAACGGCTTTTACAGCCAGCTGACTCCGGAGAAGCAGGCCGCGGTTGACGGTATCTTTGAAAAGTACCGCGCAAAGCAGATCGAGCTTCGTGACAAGGCTCGCGCCGCACATATCAAGCTCGAAGCGTTTGCCAACTCCGGCAACCCCGACGAGAAGCGCATCGACGCACTCGTGGCCGATCTGACCGATATCCGCGAGCAGATGTGGGACAACCGCGCGGCCATGTCCAAGGAGATTGAAGCCGAAACCGGACTGCGCTTTGATGGTCGCGGTCGCCGCGGCGGAGGATTCAACTGCGCCTACCTCGAAGGTGATATGCGCGGCGGTCACGGCACGCACGGCTACGGTGCCGGTCATGGAATGAACCGCTGGTAGATTTCGGAAAACGTGACAGGAAACAAGTAACCGAAAACGGTAGTGATTCGGGGCAGCGGTTTGGGCGCCGCTGCCCCGTATCTCGATTCTCCCGGTTTCATGGCGATCTTCGCCGTGGTATCGGGAGGAGATGTTGCAGAAGGGCAGGGCACTGCATCCGCGCAGCATCTGGCGGCTAACGGCCTTGAAAAAGGCCGGCTTCGGGCATAAGGTCGCGCGCAGCGCACGCATCGGCGAGCGCGGAACGCATCAATGAGGATTTCGATGGAAGTACGTTCGATAGGTTCCGAGCACGGCCCGGTGGTGGCCCTCGTACTGGCGCTGATAGTGCTCGGGCTCGGCAGCGTTTTTCTGACGTGGCGCAGCATCGACCGTCAGAAGGAGCTGGTGCGTGAGCACATGATCCTCTCCGGCGGCTCCATCCTTCGCGGCGTGGAAGCCAACCTCATGCGCATCATGCGCGGCATGCGCGGCAATCCCGAAGTGACTTCACTTTTCCCCACTGTTGCGGCCGACCTTTTTTCCGAACTTTCCTCTGCCGAGGACATCGCCTTCGTGGGTGTTTACAATCCGGAAGGCACTCCGCTCATCGCCTCGGCGGACAACGAAGGACTCCGCCTCAAGCTCCCCGAGGACGGCGCAGTCATCAATTCCGGCAGTGCATGGCATGTCCTGAGTGAGCTCAAGGGCAGCGACGTGCTGGTATCCGGTCTGCTCATGCAGCCTGGTCTGGCCTTTATTTCAGGCGGAAAACGTCCCTTGCAGGAATGTGAGGAAGGCGAAGACTGCGATATGATAGGTGAAAACGATACGCATCGTGGTATGATGCACGGCGGCGGAGGCATGATGCACGGTCGCCGTGGCATGATGCACGAGGAAGGAGGGCGCGGACAGGGCAAACGCCTGAATCCGCCCGCAGCCTATCTTGTGGTGGGCATCAACGCCGCCAAACACATGGCGCAGTTCCGTCAGTACCGGCGCGCCGCCATTCTTCAGACCGGATATGTTTTTCTTGCGGCCGTGGTCCTGTGGTCGCTGGCTTTTGCATACCTCAGAAGGCGCGACCAGAGCCGCAGGCTGGACCGCATGGAGCAGTTCCAGAACAGGCTGCTCGACAACATGCCCGACGGTCTCGTCACGCTGGATTCCGACGGCACCATTCTTGCCGCCAACGGCTCCGCCAAGGTGCTGCTTGGACCGCAGGACGACGAGCCGCCCAACCTTCTGGGACGCAACTGGAAGGAATTTCCGTGCAGCGAAATAGGGGACGGGTACGACTGGCGTCAGTATGACCTTGAAGGGCGGCGTCTCGAAATACTTTCCATCCCGTTCACCGAGGATGAAGATGACGCGCAGGAGTTCGGCCGTCGTCTGGTGCTGATTCGCGACCGTACCCGCATCAAGAGCCTTGAGGAAGACCTCGACGAAGCGCGGCGACTGGCCGCGGTGGGACAGCTTGCCGCAGGTGTGGCCCATGAGGTGCGCAATCCGCTGAGTTCGCTGCGTGGCTTTGCACAACTCTTTGCGGAAAAGCTCAAGGGGCAGGCTCCCATGGACGCTTACGCCGCCACCATGGTCCAGGAGGCCGACCGCCTGAACCGCGTTGTGACGGACCTGCTGTATCTGGCACGCCCCCGGGCACTGGCGCCGGAACCCGTGGACATAGCCGAAGCCGCGGATGCCCTGAGCCGCCTGATGCATTTTGATCTCGAACACCGCCGCGTCACGCCGCAGACCGATTTTCAGGCATCGCACGCCATGGCGGATGCCGATGCGCTGCGGCAGATTCTGCTGAATCTCGTGACCAATGCGCTGGACGCCGTGGGCGACCGCGAGAACGGACAGGTGACCCTGCGCACTCGTCACGGCAAGGGCGGTGTCTGGGTCATCGTGGAGGATAACGGCGTCGGCATGGACGAAGAGACGCGTAATCAGGCGCTTGAACCGTTCTTTACCACCGGCAAGCGGTCCGGAACCGGACTGGGGCTTGCCATTGTTCAGAATATCATGCGCGCCCACAAGGGCCGCGTTGAAATAGAATCCGAACCGGGACACGGCACTGCCGTCAAACTGTTCTTTCCCGACATCGAGGACGACGTATGAGCGAAGAAAGAAAGACCGCACTCATCGTGGATGACGAACCCGGCCACAGGCTGATGGTCCGGGCCGTTCTGGAAGACGCCGGATGGAACGTGGCCGAGGCCGACAGCGGCGAATCCGCTCTGGAGGAGCTGGCCGCGCTGGCGACGGACGGCTGCAATCCCGCGGACTGTCCGCCGGACGTGGCGCTCGTGGACATGAAAATGCCCGGCATGGACGGGCTGGAGCTGCTGCGAGAACTCAACATGCGTCGCCCCGGACTCCCGGTGGTGCTGCTGACCGCATTCGGCAGCGTCGGTTCCGCCGTGGAGGCCATGAAAAAGGGCGCCTTCGACTACCTCACCAAACCGGCCGACAACGAAGAACTCAAGGCCGTTCTCGACAAGGCCCACGAATATCACAGGCTGCTGCGGGAGAACACGCGGCTTCGCAAAGGCTCCGGAAGTGGTGTGGATTTCATCGGCGCAAGCCCCGGCGTGCAGCGCGTGCGCGAACTCATTGCTCAGGCAGGTCCCAGCGAGGCCACCGTCATGGTGCTTGGCGAATCCGGTACCGGTAAGGAACTGGTCGCCGAGGCCCTGCATCAGTCCAGCCTTCGCGCGGACAAACCGCTCATCAAGGTCAACTGTGCCGCGTTGCCGGATGACCTGCTCGAATCCGAGCTGTTCGGTTACGTCAAGGGCGCGTTCACCGGCGCGGTGAAAGACAAGCCCGGACGCTTCCAGCTTGCCGACGGCGGCACGCTGTTTCTGGACGAAATCGGCGAAATGCCTCCGGCGCTTCAGGCAAAGCTGTTGCGCGCATTGCAGGAAAAGACCGTGGAACCGCTCGGCGGCGTGAGTACCGTCGAAACCGACGTGCGGATCATCGTGGCCACCAACCGCAACCTGCTGGCCGAAGTGGAGGCGGGCCGCTTCCGCGAGGACCTCTATTACAGGCTGGCCGTGCTCGAAATCCGCATCCCGCCGCTGCGCGACAGAAAGGACGACCTGCCGCTTTTGGTCAGCTTTCTGCTCGGCAAACTCGGCGAAAAGAACCGCAAGAACGTGCGCACCGTCACACCGGCATTCCTTGAAGCGCTCACCCGCTACGACTGGCCCGGCAATGTGCGCGAGTTGGAAAACGTCCTGGAACGCTCGCTCATTCTGGCACGCTCGGATGCCCTCGGTCCGGACCTGCTGCCCCCCATGATCACCGGCGCGGGCACCCCCGAGCAGGAGCACGAGCCGACATCGCACTCACCCGCCTCGCTGGAGGACGCGGAGAAAATGGCCATTGTCCGCGCGCTGGAAGAGAATCAGGGACACAGGGAGCGTACCGCTGAAGCCCTTGGTGTGAGCCGCAGGACGTTGCAATACAAGCTGAAAAAATACGGTCTGACACGCCGGGCTTGAGATTAGGGCTTTCGATTCGGGCGCATTTGATTTAGGTTTTGGTTGAATCCCCTTCTCCGGAGCGCCCATGACTGAAGAAATGCTGAACACGGACCGGATCGAAGTATCGCCGGAAATCCGGGAACAGGCGAAGGTCTATATGACCCGTCGGTTCCGGCACATCCACAAGCCCGATGCGTTGATGAAGAAGCTCGCCCGCCTCGGTCTGGAACACGTGGCCAAAGACATGGCGGCCCGGCCCGAAAAGTATGAAGCCGAGCGCTCCGCCGAGGCCCCTGTGGAGATCGGCGAGGAAAAGGTCGATCCTCTTGATTTTCTGCGCAAGGACCAGCAGCTGCCCTCGTTGCCGCAGGTGTTCATGGAGCTTCAGCAGGCCATCAACGCGCCCAACACCGGCGCGGACGATCTCGCCTCCATCATCAGTCAGGACCCCGGCCTCACCGCCTTTCTGCTGCGCATGGTCAACTCGGCCTTTTACAGCCTGCCCATGCAGATAGACACCATCTCGCGGGCCGTGACCGTCATCGGTGTAAAACAGCTTTCCACCATGGCCATCGGCACCTCGGTCATGAATCTTTTCAAGGATATACCGCCCGAAGTCGTGGATATGGAGCGGTTCTGGATGCACTCCATCACCTGCGGCCTCGTGGCGCGACGGCTGTGCATCATGACCGGAAGGGGCCAGCCCGAACGGGCTTTTGTGGCGGGCCTGCTGCACGACATCGGCCAATTGCTTTTCTTCAAGACCATGCCGGAAAAAGCGGCCGTGTTGCTGGCCGAGGCCAGACGTCGCGGCGAACTGCTTTCCAAGACCGAAGTGGACGTGCTCGGATTCGACCATGCAACCCTCGGTGGAATGCTGCTTCGCAAATGGAATTTCCCCTACGTCCTTGTGGCGGGGGTCCTTGAGCATCATAACCCCAAGAAATCCCAGAAAGAAGCCGAGCCGGCTCTCGTGCACTGCGCCGAAACCATCACCACCGGGCTGGGCATCGGCTCCAGCGGCGAATACTATGTGCAGCCGCCTTACCCCGAGGTCTGGGCCGCGCTTGGATTGACCCCGGGCGAATTGGAGGANATGATCCACAGCCTTGAAGACGAGCTTGAGGATTCCTTCAGCATCCTGATACCCGAGCCGCGTTGACATCCCCCGGCAAAGGGCTTACTTCGGCACCAGATTTCAATCGGAGGCACTACACATGCGCGAAAAAGTTGAAGCCGTGCTCGAACAGGTACGCCCCATGCTCAAAGCCGACGGCGGTGACGTGGAGTTGGTGGAGATCACCGATCAGGGCATCGTCAAGGTCCGCCTGCAGGGAGCCTGCAAAGGTTGCCCCATGTCTCAGGTGACCCTGAAGAACGCCATCGAGCGCACCATTCTCAAGGCCATCCCTGAAGTGAAGGGCGTGGAGCCCGCGGACTAGCCTCCGCACCCACACGGAACCAACGAACAGGCGTCGCC
This genomic interval carries:
- a CDS encoding FmdB family zinc ribbon protein, whose product is MPIYEYECPDCQKQFEELVFDPDETPKCPACGGEKAVRLISQVNTRGDVSVEIPDFKKALGDKYGAGGPGGGCGSGGCGSGGFS
- a CDS encoding periplasmic heavy metal sensor, with translation MTKKTLIFSIVAIAMFSMAAMAYAGPGYGRGGGCGGPGMGSGHGYGHGNGFYSQLTPEKQAAVDGIFEKYRAKQIELRDKARAAHIKLEAFANSGNPDEKRIDALVADLTDIREQMWDNRAAMSKEIEAETGLRFDGRGRRGGGFNCAYLEGDMRGGHGTHGYGAGHGMNRW
- a CDS encoding two-component system sensor histidine kinase NtrB; the encoded protein is MEVRSIGSEHGPVVALVLALIVLGLGSVFLTWRSIDRQKELVREHMILSGGSILRGVEANLMRIMRGMRGNPEVTSLFPTVAADLFSELSSAEDIAFVGVYNPEGTPLIASADNEGLRLKLPEDGAVINSGSAWHVLSELKGSDVLVSGLLMQPGLAFISGGKRPLQECEEGEDCDMIGENDTHRGMMHGGGGMMHGRRGMMHEEGGRGQGKRLNPPAAYLVVGINAAKHMAQFRQYRRAAILQTGYVFLAAVVLWSLAFAYLRRRDQSRRLDRMEQFQNRLLDNMPDGLVTLDSDGTILAANGSAKVLLGPQDDEPPNLLGRNWKEFPCSEIGDGYDWRQYDLEGRRLEILSIPFTEDEDDAQEFGRRLVLIRDRTRIKSLEEDLDEARRLAAVGQLAAGVAHEVRNPLSSLRGFAQLFAEKLKGQAPMDAYAATMVQEADRLNRVVTDLLYLARPRALAPEPVDIAEAADALSRLMHFDLEHRRVTPQTDFQASHAMADADALRQILLNLVTNALDAVGDRENGQVTLRTRHGKGGVWVIVEDNGVGMDEETRNQALEPFFTTGKRSGTGLGLAIVQNIMRAHKGRVEIESEPGHGTAVKLFFPDIEDDV
- a CDS encoding sigma-54-dependent transcriptional regulator, with product MSEERKTALIVDDEPGHRLMVRAVLEDAGWNVAEADSGESALEELAALATDGCNPADCPPDVALVDMKMPGMDGLELLRELNMRRPGLPVVLLTAFGSVGSAVEAMKKGAFDYLTKPADNEELKAVLDKAHEYHRLLRENTRLRKGSGSGVDFIGASPGVQRVRELIAQAGPSEATVMVLGESGTGKELVAEALHQSSLRADKPLIKVNCAALPDDLLESELFGYVKGAFTGAVKDKPGRFQLADGGTLFLDEIGEMPPALQAKLLRALQEKTVEPLGGVSTVETDVRIIVATNRNLLAEVEAGRFREDLYYRLAVLEIRIPPLRDRKDDLPLLVSFLLGKLGEKNRKNVRTVTPAFLEALTRYDWPGNVRELENVLERSLILARSDALGPDLLPPMITGAGTPEQEHEPTSHSPASLEDAEKMAIVRALEENQGHRERTAEALGVSRRTLQYKLKKYGLTRRA
- a CDS encoding HDOD domain-containing protein, with amino-acid sequence MAARPEKYEAERSAEAPVEIGEEKVDPLDFLRKDQQLPSLPQVFMELQQAINAPNTGADDLASIISQDPGLTAFLLRMVNSAFYSLPMQIDTISRAVTVIGVKQLSTMAIGTSVMNLFKDIPPEVVDMERFWMHSITCGLVARRLCIMTGRGQPERAFVAGLLHDIGQLLFFKTMPEKAAVLLAEARRRGELLSKTEVDVLGFDHATLGGMLLRKWNFPYVLVAGVLEHHNPKKSQKEAEPALVHCAETITTGLGIGSSGEYYVQPPYPEVWAALGLTPGELEXMIHSLEDELEDSFSILIPEPR
- a CDS encoding NifU family protein, which encodes MREKVEAVLEQVRPMLKADGGDVELVEITDQGIVKVRLQGACKGCPMSQVTLKNAIERTILKAIPEVKGVEPAD